The following proteins come from a genomic window of Armatimonadota bacterium:
- a CDS encoding IclR family transcriptional regulator has translation MRTANTGSEEIGDEVPMYKTSNRSRSNPYGVRAVERAIAILRAFSPGSPELGVTELARALGLHKSTVHRLLATLERGGFLVQNTTTGRYRLGLPLLELGNLVVANMELRQVARPCLEATHRACGETVHLAILDEGEVVYVDKIETTRPVRMYSQVGRRAPAHCTGLGKVLLASLPASALDQVIQRRGLRAYTTRTLTSADALRNHLAVVRKRGYAVDCGEHEELVRCAAAPVFDHTGHVVAAVSIAAVGVDVDSPRFKEYITLIRRCARSISDALGYGRATVLTARGTHADRFVSGI, from the coding sequence ATGAGGACGGCGAATACCGGATCCGAGGAAATCGGAGACGAGGTTCCGATGTACAAGACGAGCAACCGCTCTCGGTCCAATCCCTACGGCGTCCGGGCGGTGGAGCGAGCAATCGCCATCCTCCGGGCGTTTTCACCCGGTTCCCCGGAACTAGGGGTCACAGAACTGGCGCGCGCACTAGGTCTTCACAAGAGCACGGTGCACCGACTGCTGGCAACGCTGGAGCGGGGGGGCTTTCTCGTGCAGAACACCACCACGGGTCGGTACCGCCTGGGGTTGCCGCTCTTGGAACTGGGGAACCTGGTCGTCGCCAACATGGAACTGCGGCAGGTGGCTCGTCCGTGCTTGGAAGCCACCCACCGTGCTTGCGGGGAGACGGTTCACTTGGCCATTCTCGATGAGGGCGAAGTGGTCTATGTGGATAAGATCGAAACCACTCGGCCGGTGCGCATGTACTCCCAGGTCGGTCGGCGCGCCCCTGCACACTGTACCGGCTTGGGCAAAGTCCTCTTGGCCTCGCTACCGGCCAGCGCTCTCGATCAAGTCATCCAGCGGCGCGGGCTGCGGGCCTATACTACACGCACGCTGACCTCGGCAGACGCTCTACGCAACCACCTGGCGGTCGTCCGCAAGCGCGGCTACGCGGTGGACTGCGGTGAGCACGAGGAACTCGTACGTTGTGCTGCTGCTCCGGTCTTTGACCACACCGGCCACGTGGTGGCAGCGGTGAGCATCGCCGCGGTGGGGGTGGATGTGGACTCACCCCGCTTCAAGGAGTACATCACCCTAATCCGCAGATGCGCACGTTCCATCTCCGACGCGCTAGGTTATGGCCGCGCCACAGTCCTGACGGCGAGAGGCACGCATGCGGATCGGTTCGTTTCTGGCATCTGA
- a CDS encoding fumarylacetoacetate hydrolase family protein — protein MYPRSAVRLRAPLPNPSKIVCIGLNFEDYRQLLGLEYLPVPQLFLKAPSAVVGPDDPVEIPEGYGTVFHEFEVGAVIGRRTKGATAAQAEEAIFGYTIFNDLVLHDIELLSREYQQWAKNCDTFAPMGPWITTAEEFPVHGARMVRRRNGRVEAESSTKRMRRQFPELIRFVSTFMTLEPGDLVTSASPPAGPFAPGDVIEVEVEGIGVLRNPVVSGCVDRQYAQALGL, from the coding sequence GTGTATCCCCGCTCCGCGGTGCGTCTCCGTGCCCCCCTACCCAACCCATCCAAGATTGTGTGCATCGGGCTGAACTTTGAGGACTACCGCCAGCTTTTGGGACTGGAGTACCTGCCTGTGCCACAGCTCTTTCTCAAAGCACCGTCAGCAGTGGTGGGACCAGACGATCCAGTAGAGATCCCAGAGGGTTACGGCACGGTGTTTCACGAGTTCGAAGTCGGCGCGGTTATCGGCCGTCGGACGAAGGGGGCAACCGCCGCCCAAGCGGAAGAGGCGATCTTCGGCTACACCATCTTCAATGATCTGGTCCTGCACGACATTGAACTGCTGAGCCGTGAGTACCAGCAGTGGGCCAAGAACTGTGACACGTTTGCCCCAATGGGGCCGTGGATTACGACGGCCGAGGAGTTCCCTGTCCACGGCGCCCGTATGGTCCGACGTCGCAACGGCCGGGTGGAGGCCGAGTCCAGCACGAAGCGAATGCGCCGGCAGTTTCCCGAGTTGATCAGATTTGTCTCGACCTTCATGACCCTGGAGCCGGGCGATCTAGTGACGTCGGCTTCGCCGCCCGCCGGGCCCTTCGCTCCCGGGGATGTTATCGAGGTGGAAGTAGAGGGGATCGGCGTCCTGCGCAATCCCGTAGTATCGGGGTGCGTGGATCGACAGTACGCTCAAGCCCTGGGCTTGTGA
- a CDS encoding glucose 1-dehydrogenase, producing the protein MRVKDRVAIVTGGAMGIGKGIATVLTREGAKVAIVDIDQEEGERTVAALMRDGAQAIFLRADVADEEQVAAMVKATVEHFGSLAILVNNAAIGIYTPVHETTLEAWERCLRVNLTGPFLCAKYALPHLRNAGRGAIVNIASVHAYQNVGGTAPYAASKGGLVALTRVMAIDYAREGIRVNTVCPGWIYTPLIERIFRESGDFEGMKRAVTQRQLLGRLGTPEDIGYAVLYLVSDESAFVTGTSLFVDAGLTAQLETW; encoded by the coding sequence ATGAGGGTCAAAGATCGGGTCGCGATTGTCACGGGTGGGGCGATGGGCATCGGAAAAGGGATTGCCACAGTGCTCACGCGTGAAGGGGCCAAGGTGGCGATAGTCGATATTGACCAAGAGGAAGGGGAGCGCACGGTCGCCGCCTTAATGCGCGACGGAGCGCAGGCAATCTTTTTGCGTGCCGACGTCGCCGATGAAGAGCAGGTGGCCGCTATGGTGAAGGCTACGGTGGAACACTTCGGCTCGTTGGCCATCCTAGTGAACAACGCAGCGATCGGCATCTACACTCCGGTGCACGAGACCACACTGGAAGCGTGGGAACGCTGCTTACGGGTCAACCTCACAGGTCCTTTCCTCTGCGCCAAGTACGCCCTGCCCCATCTGCGCAACGCCGGACGAGGGGCCATTGTGAACATCGCCTCTGTGCACGCCTATCAGAACGTGGGTGGCACCGCTCCGTACGCTGCCAGCAAGGGAGGTTTGGTCGCCCTGACCCGTGTCATGGCGATCGACTATGCGCGTGAGGGCATCCGGGTGAATACCGTTTGCCCCGGTTGGATCTACACACCGCTGATCGAGCGAATCTTCCGGGAGTCAGGCGACTTCGAGGGCATGAAGCGCGCCGTCACGCAGCGCCAGCTCCTGGGGCGCCTGGGGACACCCGAGGACATCGGATACGCCGTTCTCTACCTAGTAAGCG
- a CDS encoding sugar kinase — MVTLGETMLRLSAPPGVALESAPYLMVHVAGAESNVAIALSRLNTSTGWISRLVDNPLGRRIHNEVRSHGVDVSRVLWTRGERVGTYFVELGRPPRSGRVIYDRTGSAMTTIDPEEVDWTYVRSARVVHLTGITPGLSPSCLELVMRALQEARAGGAIVSFDVNYRTRLWTPADAAAILAPLVRQVGILICTADDARRVFEIASDVAETAQALRDRFQADVTVVTSGGRFAAADASRTYEREGYLVDPLDRIGAGDAFAAGFIHGFLTDGVEQGLTVGAALAALKHTFYGDTAWVSAEDIQTLVTGEEMWR; from the coding sequence GTGGTTACCTTGGGCGAGACGATGTTGCGACTCTCTGCACCCCCTGGTGTGGCCTTGGAATCCGCTCCTTATTTGATGGTCCATGTGGCCGGCGCCGAATCCAACGTGGCGATCGCTCTGAGCCGGCTAAACACCAGCACAGGGTGGATCTCGCGGCTCGTGGACAACCCACTCGGTCGACGGATCCACAACGAAGTCCGCTCCCACGGCGTCGACGTCTCCCGGGTTCTCTGGACACGAGGGGAGAGGGTTGGCACTTACTTTGTGGAGCTCGGTCGCCCGCCGCGTTCGGGACGCGTGATCTACGATCGCACCGGGTCGGCGATGACGACCATCGATCCTGAAGAGGTGGACTGGACGTACGTCCGCAGCGCGCGTGTCGTGCACCTCACCGGCATTACGCCCGGGCTGAGTCCTTCCTGTCTCGAGTTGGTGATGCGGGCCCTGCAGGAGGCCAGAGCCGGAGGGGCCATCGTCTCGTTCGACGTGAACTACCGGACCCGGCTGTGGACCCCAGCCGACGCCGCAGCGATCCTCGCGCCTTTGGTGCGTCAGGTCGGGATCCTGATTTGCACGGCGGACGATGCCCGCCGCGTGTTTGAGATTGCCAGCGACGTGGCGGAGACGGCCCAGGCTCTACGAGACCGCTTCCAGGCAGACGTCACGGTGGTGACCAGCGGAGGTCGCTTTGCGGCTGCGGACGCCAGCCGGACCTATGAGCGTGAAGGTTATCTTGTGGATCCGCTGGACCGAATCGGTGCGGGAGACGCCTTCGCCGCCGGCTTCATCCATGGATTCCTCACCGATGGGGTGGAGCAGGGCCTGACCGTCGGAGCCGCGCTGGCGGCACTGAAGCACACATTTTACGGCGATACGGCCTGGGTATCCGCAGAGGACATCCAGACGCTCGTCACCGGAGAGGAGATGTGGCGGTAG
- a CDS encoding carbohydrate ABC transporter permease translates to MRLLFNLARWLAAALVALLVLLPVAWTLSISFKLPREWVAYPPRLIPEAPTLANYQVLFQVGNPIGPVAEMTRTAEPVTRAFVNSLIVAPLATVLSVTIGFFAAYGVSRYGVGGPLLPLTVLTTRMFPPVAFAVPLLVYFRMLGLIDTRIGLILMYTGFTTAFSLWMLKGFIDSVPRHIEEAALLDGTSRWRVVFTITLPLVKGGIAAVALFVFILNWTEFLLALVFSSRHAITLPVQVSHYAGAVGRFYGPQAALGIVASLPVVIAGYVIQRHLVRGFTFGLVR, encoded by the coding sequence ATGAGGCTGCTTTTCAACCTCGCACGCTGGCTGGCTGCAGCGCTGGTGGCGCTGCTGGTGCTGCTTCCTGTGGCCTGGACGCTGTCCATTTCCTTCAAACTGCCCCGCGAGTGGGTCGCATATCCGCCGCGGTTGATTCCGGAAGCGCCCACGCTGGCAAACTACCAGGTTCTCTTCCAGGTAGGTAACCCGATCGGTCCCGTTGCAGAGATGACTCGGACAGCGGAACCGGTGACGCGGGCGTTCGTGAATAGCCTTATTGTGGCTCCGTTGGCGACGGTGCTTTCGGTGACCATTGGATTTTTCGCTGCCTATGGTGTTTCTCGTTACGGCGTGGGCGGACCGCTGCTACCACTGACCGTGTTGACCACGCGCATGTTTCCGCCAGTGGCCTTCGCGGTCCCACTGCTTGTCTACTTCAGGATGCTGGGCCTGATCGACACCCGCATAGGTCTGATTTTGATGTACACGGGCTTCACCACAGCCTTTTCCTTGTGGATGCTCAAAGGGTTCATCGACAGTGTGCCTCGCCACATCGAGGAAGCGGCTCTTCTGGATGGGACGAGCCGCTGGCGTGTGGTGTTTACCATCACCCTGCCGCTGGTAAAGGGAGGCATCGCCGCCGTTGCGCTCTTTGTCTTTATCCTCAACTGGACAGAGTTTCTTCTGGCGTTGGTCTTCAGCAGCCGGCATGCCATCACGTTGCCCGTGCAGGTCAGTCACTACGCCGGAGCCGTTGGGCGCTTCTACGGGCCGCAGGCCGCCCTGGGGATCGTCGCTTCCCTTCCGGTGGTCATCGCAGGGTATGTCATTCAGCGCCACCTTGTCCGCGGTTTCACGTTCGGTTTGGTCAGGTAA
- a CDS encoding extracellular solute-binding protein yields the protein MGTELEGFRLTRREAIRAAVAAGGLVLTSSVVAACRLPTPQAPAPQQTDARIAGATPEERALNGIKALKDAGRLKEGETFAVMHHSGQRNNIVPALQEWNRLTGLNFVSVEVGAEPDIYTKAMHEAVVRTGNFDIFLTFVNWIADMAEAGLIVDLTDFYARYDPEVDHGPSAYVPPLDRFTTTYKGRRFAVGADNDAFCAFYRKDLMDNPEEQKRFQDRYGRPLEVPKTWKEFDEWVAFFDRPEQGVRGAHMYAERYFAYTAWASRFVSKGGAYFNDNMDPTIATEEGVTALEEQVRLVRNHMLPEAVTGDWTVAYSRFPQGAVFFAWAWPSLGKFAEDPAHSRIAGKVGTMAVPGTMHDGELIRAVPHVVGWSFSISRYGKNPEAAYCFVQWFTGPETGLDAIARVGTLDPFRKPWFEAEQMRKAYGAELLPVLLESAQSAFPDLSLRGANEYLDKLNLNLQQAFAGKKTPEQALKDTEAEWQKTTDRLGRLGQIEAWRSERQGYPAPIRELWKKLGRFPS from the coding sequence ATGGGCACCGAACTGGAGGGCTTCAGGTTGACGCGCCGGGAGGCTATCCGGGCGGCGGTCGCCGCTGGCGGGCTGGTTCTTACTTCGTCTGTGGTGGCGGCCTGCCGCCTCCCCACTCCACAGGCACCCGCACCGCAACAAACCGACGCCCGTATCGCGGGTGCCACGCCCGAGGAGCGAGCTCTCAACGGGATCAAGGCCCTCAAGGACGCGGGGAGGCTCAAGGAGGGGGAGACGTTCGCCGTTATGCATCATTCTGGGCAGCGCAACAATATCGTCCCCGCGCTGCAGGAGTGGAATCGCCTCACGGGACTGAACTTCGTCAGCGTTGAGGTCGGGGCGGAGCCGGACATTTACACGAAGGCCATGCACGAAGCGGTTGTGCGCACCGGGAACTTCGATATCTTCCTCACCTTCGTCAACTGGATTGCCGATATGGCAGAGGCCGGACTGATAGTGGATTTGACAGACTTCTACGCCCGCTATGACCCGGAGGTTGACCATGGTCCGAGCGCCTACGTTCCTCCACTCGACCGGTTCACTACCACGTACAAGGGCCGGCGCTTCGCGGTAGGTGCGGACAACGATGCGTTCTGCGCCTTCTACCGCAAGGACCTGATGGACAATCCCGAGGAGCAGAAGCGCTTCCAGGACAGGTATGGGCGGCCGTTGGAGGTCCCCAAGACCTGGAAGGAGTTCGACGAGTGGGTTGCCTTCTTCGACCGTCCCGAGCAAGGCGTCCGTGGGGCCCACATGTATGCGGAGCGCTACTTTGCCTACACGGCATGGGCGTCGCGGTTTGTCTCTAAGGGTGGCGCCTACTTCAACGACAACATGGACCCCACGATTGCCACTGAGGAAGGCGTGACCGCCCTGGAGGAACAAGTACGCCTGGTGCGCAACCACATGCTGCCGGAGGCGGTGACGGGCGACTGGACGGTCGCCTACTCAAGGTTCCCTCAGGGCGCAGTGTTCTTTGCGTGGGCTTGGCCGTCATTGGGGAAGTTCGCGGAGGATCCGGCTCACTCCAGGATCGCCGGCAAGGTGGGTACCATGGCCGTGCCAGGTACCATGCACGACGGTGAGCTCATCCGGGCTGTTCCGCACGTGGTTGGCTGGAGCTTCAGCATCTCTCGCTACGGGAAGAACCCGGAGGCGGCGTACTGCTTTGTCCAGTGGTTTACCGGTCCTGAGACGGGACTTGATGCCATCGCGCGTGTGGGCACCCTGGACCCGTTCCGCAAGCCATGGTTCGAGGCGGAACAAATGAGGAAGGCCTATGGTGCCGAGCTCCTGCCGGTCCTGCTGGAAAGTGCGCAGAGTGCTTTTCCTGACCTCTCGCTCCGTGGAGCCAACGAATATCTCGACAAGCTAAATCTCAATCTGCAACAGGCCTTCGCTGGCAAAAAGACTCCTGAGCAGGCGCTGAAGGATACTGAGGCTGAATGGCAGAAGACGACGGACCGCCTGGGACGACTGGGTCAGATTGAAGCCTGGCGGAGCGAACGACAAGGGTATCCCGCGCCGATTCGAGAGTTGTGGAAGAAGCTGGGGAGGTTCCCGTCCTAG
- a CDS encoding sugar ABC transporter permease: MKTFAATANEERVFRLALVAPLQLLLWFLLIIPTLIVLYLSVVNWQPIMGVDWWEAPFIGLGNYARIVQDRRFLEALLRTGAIVATAVSLEFLLGLGLALLFRRDFFGKRLFTSIILYPMMLPWVVVGLVFYLLFLERGPVNYVIGRVFGPGVSIDWYASPVSALGVIVLADVWQWTPFMFLILYSGLGALPKEPQEAAMTLGASSWQIFRLVILPLLRPVILIAIIIRALEAFKIFDLVFIITRGGPGTATESVSLYIYLLSAVYGQLSYAAAMAVVILMIVVLLTRLATQPLQWQQIRS; the protein is encoded by the coding sequence ATGAAGACATTCGCTGCCACAGCGAATGAGGAGCGGGTGTTCAGGCTCGCGCTCGTCGCTCCCTTGCAACTCCTCTTGTGGTTTCTCCTCATCATTCCCACCTTAATCGTGCTGTACCTCAGCGTGGTCAACTGGCAGCCGATCATGGGTGTGGACTGGTGGGAGGCTCCTTTTATCGGACTCGGCAACTACGCGCGGATCGTCCAGGACCGGCGTTTCTTGGAGGCCTTGCTGCGGACGGGAGCCATTGTTGCGACCGCCGTGTCGCTCGAGTTTCTCCTGGGGCTGGGACTGGCCTTACTCTTCCGACGTGACTTCTTCGGGAAGCGATTGTTTACGTCCATCATCCTCTACCCGATGATGCTTCCTTGGGTGGTGGTCGGGCTGGTCTTTTACTTACTGTTCTTGGAGCGCGGGCCCGTAAACTATGTCATCGGCCGCGTATTCGGGCCCGGCGTGTCTATTGACTGGTACGCCTCCCCTGTGTCGGCGCTGGGTGTAATCGTCCTTGCAGACGTGTGGCAGTGGACACCGTTCATGTTTTTGATTCTCTACTCCGGTCTGGGGGCGCTGCCCAAGGAGCCCCAGGAAGCAGCGATGACATTGGGCGCCAGCTCCTGGCAGATCTTTCGGCTGGTCATCCTTCCCCTGCTACGCCCTGTTATTCTCATTGCCATCATCATCAGGGCCTTGGAGGCGTTCAAGATCTTCGACTTGGTGTTCATCATCACACGGGGCGGCCCGGGTACGGCTACGGAAAGCGTGTCGCTGTATATTTACCTCCTCAGCGCCGTGTACGGTCAGTTGTCTTACGCAGCCGCCATGGCTGTTGTCATCTTGATGATTGTGGTGCTTCTCACGCGTTTGGCTACTCAGCCGCTGCAGTGGCAGCAGATCCGCTCATGA